The following proteins are encoded in a genomic region of Pseudomonas sp. Os17:
- a CDS encoding MbtH family protein yields MTSVFDREDILFQVVVNHEEQYSIWPDYKAVPQGWRTVGKSGFKKECLAYIEEVWTDMRPLSLRQKMDQQPVAG; encoded by the coding sequence ATGACTTCCGTATTCGACCGCGAGGACATCCTGTTCCAGGTGGTGGTCAACCACGAAGAGCAATACTCGATCTGGCCCGATTACAAGGCCGTGCCGCAAGGCTGGCGCACCGTGGGCAAGAGCGGTTTCAAGAAGGAGTGCCTGGCCTACATTGAAGAAGTCTGGACCGACATGCGCCCCCTGAGCCTGCGCCAGAAGATGGACCAGCAGCCCGTGGCCGGCTGA
- a CDS encoding class I SAM-dependent methyltransferase, with protein sequence MSEYLTLNKTNWDERAPLHAASADYAVQRFVDDPQFLSDVVQFDRPLLGDIQGLRGVHLQCHIGTDTLSLARLGAQMSGLDFSSASLAEARTLAQRCHTPIDYHESDVFLAAEVLPKGSFDLVYTGIGALCWLPSIERWAQTVGALLKPGGRLFIREGHPMLWALNEDHSDSLRVEYPYFERSEPLVWEDENTYVQTESSLKATVTHEWNHGLGEIISALLAQGLEITGLVEHQSIPWEALPGQMVVDERGEWRLKQAPWRLPLSYTLQAVKRLA encoded by the coding sequence ACGCGCGCCCTTGCACGCCGCCTCGGCGGATTACGCGGTGCAGCGCTTCGTCGATGACCCGCAGTTTCTCTCCGACGTGGTGCAGTTCGACCGCCCCCTGCTGGGCGACATCCAGGGCCTGCGCGGCGTGCATCTGCAATGCCATATCGGCACCGACACCCTGTCCCTGGCCCGCCTCGGCGCGCAGATGAGCGGGTTGGATTTTTCCTCGGCGTCCCTGGCTGAAGCCCGGACCCTGGCCCAGCGCTGCCATACACCCATCGACTACCACGAGTCGGACGTGTTCCTGGCCGCCGAGGTGTTGCCAAAGGGCAGCTTCGATCTGGTCTACACCGGCATCGGCGCGCTGTGCTGGCTGCCGAGCATCGAGCGCTGGGCACAGACCGTCGGCGCCCTGCTCAAGCCCGGTGGCCGGCTGTTTATCCGCGAAGGGCACCCGATGCTCTGGGCCCTGAATGAAGATCACAGCGACTCGCTGCGGGTGGAATACCCCTACTTCGAACGCAGCGAGCCGCTGGTCTGGGAGGACGAAAACACCTACGTGCAAACCGAAAGCAGCCTCAAGGCCACGGTGACCCACGAATGGAACCACGGCCTGGGGGAAATCATCAGCGCCTTGCTGGCCCAGGGCCTGGAAATCACCGGGCTGGTGGAGCACCAGAGCATTCCCTGGGAAGCCCTGCCCGGGCAGATGGTGGTGGATGAACGCGGCGAATGGCGACTCAAGCAAGCGCCATGGCGCCTGCCACTGAGCTACACCCTGCAGGCCGTCAAGCGCCTGGCCTGA